The proteins below come from a single Chitinophaga pinensis DSM 2588 genomic window:
- a CDS encoding nucleotidyl transferase AbiEii/AbiGii toxin family protein gives MESKFFNEGVLEMLTALQEVLKKLNIDFYLVGALARDISLSHDPNFAPKRKTNDVDIAILLATEEQFYQVKNTLLESGDFTAHETEAVKLFYKNIIELDLLPFGDIENENRETKIGQPRLFIIDVPGFMEVFPEAETYSLGEGTTLKVCPIEGLVLLKLIANDDRPGRIKDIGDIEHIISVYFDLKTIEIYEEYLEVMDLYEAHDREYLKLVSSRIIGRKIAGMLVGSPQLGDRVIGVLEKRKSGLYWLEILEGIKEERERINSKAVSVSL, from the coding sequence ATGGAAAGTAAGTTCTTTAATGAAGGGGTATTGGAGATGTTAACGGCGCTGCAGGAAGTATTGAAAAAACTTAATATAGACTTTTATCTCGTTGGTGCATTAGCCAGGGACATTAGCTTATCGCATGATCCCAATTTCGCACCTAAAAGAAAAACTAATGATGTCGATATTGCAATTCTTCTGGCAACCGAAGAGCAATTCTATCAGGTGAAAAATACCTTACTTGAATCTGGAGACTTCACAGCACATGAAACGGAAGCTGTTAAATTATTCTATAAAAATATTATTGAATTAGATTTATTACCATTTGGTGATATTGAAAATGAGAACAGGGAAACTAAAATAGGGCAACCGAGATTGTTCATAATAGATGTACCTGGTTTTATGGAGGTATTTCCTGAGGCTGAAACTTATTCACTAGGTGAAGGTACGACGCTAAAGGTGTGCCCAATTGAAGGACTGGTATTGCTGAAGTTAATTGCAAATGACGACAGGCCAGGTAGAATAAAAGATATAGGTGATATAGAACACATAATTTCTGTATACTTTGATTTGAAGACAATAGAGATTTACGAGGAGTATTTAGAAGTTATGGATCTTTATGAGGCACATGATCGCGAATATTTGAAATTAGTTAGTTCTCGCATTATAGGGCGAAAAATAGCTGGTATGCTTGTTGGCTCACCTCAATTAGGTGATCGGGTCATTGGTGTTCTTGAGAAAAGGAAAAGTGGATTGTATTGGTTAGAAATATTGGAAGGCATAAAAGAAGAACGTGAGAGAATTAATTCAAAAGCCGTTTCCGTATCATTATAA
- a CDS encoding alkaline phosphatase: protein MLKSYLLSLSLLTTITATAQTSTYAPINAHSHNDYEHPIPFLTAYFRHYGSIEADVFERNGQLFTAHTEEAIRPERTLEKLYLHPLREQIKNNGGTAYKNSKDTLQLMIDFKTTGVPTMKALVKILDRYPDITKNPTVVITISGDQPALGLWGQYPDYIHFDGKRGFTYTAAQEKRIPMYSVDIKQFTNWNGKGVIVKEEKVKIQQWVDSVHQAGKKVRFWGMADNVNTWKTQMNMGADFLGTDLVEDMANFLSNRQNLEYNGTAAPHTLYNARYVNNDSMGKVTNVILLIGDGMGLAQIYAGFTGNHGQLNLLQMKNIGFSKTYSSDSYITDSAAGGTAMASGKKTNNRYVGVDATAVRIPAIPDIIAPKGYNSALISAGDITDATPAAFYGHVPERSMEDSIAANFLNSPVSIMIGGGAKHFNQRKDGKDLPKLLHDKGYTFSTNLAELNNIQSDKYLVLDSLAERSMLKGRGEFLTQSLEKSIASLRKQNKGFFIMAEGAQIDYGGHANIVPYVATEMMDFDKAIGAAMKFADEDGHTLVIVTADHETGGLSLLDGNISKGYVDGHFSTNDHSAVMVPVFAYGPHSLDFRGVYENTEIFAKIIALLQ, encoded by the coding sequence ATGCTTAAATCTTACCTGCTTTCTCTTTCTCTACTAACGACTATCACAGCTACCGCTCAGACCAGCACCTATGCACCGATCAATGCACATTCGCATAATGACTATGAACATCCGATTCCGTTCCTGACGGCTTATTTCCGTCATTACGGATCAATAGAAGCAGATGTTTTCGAACGCAACGGTCAACTGTTCACCGCTCATACCGAAGAAGCGATCCGTCCGGAACGTACACTGGAGAAGTTGTACCTGCATCCTTTACGGGAGCAGATCAAAAATAACGGAGGTACCGCCTATAAAAACAGTAAGGATACTTTACAGCTGATGATCGATTTCAAGACCACCGGCGTGCCTACCATGAAAGCACTCGTAAAGATCCTGGACCGCTATCCGGATATCACAAAGAATCCGACAGTAGTCATCACCATCAGTGGCGACCAGCCGGCTCTTGGACTCTGGGGCCAGTATCCTGACTACATTCACTTCGACGGGAAACGCGGATTCACCTACACCGCTGCACAGGAAAAACGTATCCCGATGTACAGTGTAGACATCAAACAATTTACCAACTGGAATGGTAAAGGCGTAATCGTAAAAGAAGAAAAAGTAAAAATTCAGCAATGGGTCGATAGCGTACACCAGGCTGGCAAAAAAGTGCGTTTCTGGGGCATGGCTGACAATGTGAACACCTGGAAAACCCAGATGAATATGGGCGCTGATTTTCTCGGCACCGACCTCGTGGAAGATATGGCCAACTTCCTGAGCAACAGACAAAACCTTGAATACAACGGCACTGCCGCTCCTCATACACTGTACAATGCCCGTTATGTAAATAATGACAGCATGGGTAAAGTGACCAACGTTATTCTCCTGATCGGTGACGGTATGGGCCTTGCCCAGATTTATGCCGGTTTCACCGGTAACCATGGCCAGCTGAATCTCCTGCAAATGAAGAATATCGGTTTCTCTAAAACCTACTCTTCTGATAGCTACATTACCGATTCGGCAGCAGGTGGCACCGCAATGGCGAGTGGCAAAAAGACGAACAATCGCTATGTAGGTGTAGACGCTACCGCTGTACGCATCCCTGCCATTCCTGATATCATCGCCCCCAAAGGATATAACAGCGCGCTGATCAGCGCCGGCGACATTACAGATGCTACTCCTGCCGCATTCTACGGACATGTGCCGGAAAGAAGTATGGAAGACTCTATTGCCGCTAATTTCCTTAACAGCCCGGTAAGCATTATGATTGGCGGTGGTGCAAAACACTTCAACCAGCGCAAAGATGGCAAAGACCTGCCTAAATTGTTACACGATAAAGGTTATACCTTCAGCACCAACCTCGCTGAACTGAACAATATCCAGTCTGATAAATACCTCGTACTGGACAGCCTTGCAGAACGCTCCATGCTGAAAGGCAGAGGCGAATTCCTGACACAGTCACTGGAAAAATCGATTGCTTCCCTGCGTAAACAAAATAAAGGCTTCTTTATTATGGCTGAAGGCGCACAGATTGACTATGGAGGTCATGCGAACATTGTACCTTATGTAGCGACTGAAATGATGGATTTCGATAAAGCGATCGGTGCTGCTATGAAATTTGCAGATGAAGACGGTCATACACTGGTAATTGTAACTGCCGATCACGAAACAGGTGGTTTGTCCTTACTGGATGGTAATATCTCTAAAGGCTACGTAGACGGTCATTTCAGTACCAATGATCATAGCGCTGTAATGGTACCTGTATTTGCTTATGGTCCTCATTCACTGGATTTCAGAGGGGTTTATGAGAATACAGAGATCTTTGCAAAAATTATTGCACTGCTGCAGTAA
- a CDS encoding RagB/SusD family nutrient uptake outer membrane protein, translated as MKQLIKNITLSLAGISLLAACNKKLDITPEGAPTSGNFWQTETDAISGANAMYNLFDDENFYGRGYWWFINASDDMVTGRVKAEGDNIKNFNSNFIGGSYTEGQWKMRYIVIKRANDVIMHVPSIPMDAKLKNRLLGEAYFLSGLMYYELAYTYGDARAGVPIVKRDSLTGDKPIPRSANVNLVYDYVEQELKQAAALLPYFDTYSADIYGRPHKTAAFAFLSKMFLYKKDYANAERYADSVILSGKHKLLDKFADVFTIANNWSSEYIWSVYSNSQGPSGWGSILPGVMLENKGWGKYNGWGYYMPTKELYDSYEEGDIRREATILKPGDHVTFYGEDITYSSTNSLSGYQFRKYMEPFSYPAGQHLSPNGDHPTTDLNLPLLRYAEVLLIKAEAEIMQGKNADKEINMIRHRAGLKDVTGATLAELKKQRRAELAGEWANHHFDLVRWGDAQAAYAKPLHGVNGNEIWPARTFNPAIHNVWPVPRSEVTSSGGVVKQNGGWE; from the coding sequence ATGAAGCAACTCATAAAAAATATCACCCTCTCCCTGGCGGGTATTTCCCTGCTGGCGGCTTGTAACAAAAAGCTGGATATTACACCGGAAGGTGCGCCTACCTCCGGTAACTTCTGGCAGACGGAAACCGATGCCATCTCCGGCGCTAACGCCATGTATAACCTGTTTGACGATGAAAACTTCTATGGCCGCGGCTACTGGTGGTTTATCAACGCCAGCGATGATATGGTGACTGGTCGTGTAAAAGCAGAAGGCGATAACATCAAAAACTTCAACAGCAACTTTATCGGTGGTTCCTATACGGAAGGACAATGGAAAATGAGATATATCGTGATCAAACGTGCAAACGATGTGATCATGCATGTACCTTCCATTCCAATGGACGCGAAACTGAAAAACCGTCTCCTGGGTGAAGCGTACTTCCTCAGCGGTCTGATGTACTACGAACTGGCTTATACTTATGGTGATGCCCGTGCCGGTGTACCTATCGTAAAACGTGACAGCTTAACCGGCGACAAACCAATTCCCCGTTCTGCTAACGTAAACCTCGTATATGACTACGTTGAACAGGAACTGAAACAGGCCGCTGCATTGCTGCCTTATTTCGACACCTATTCTGCTGATATTTATGGCCGTCCGCACAAAACAGCTGCTTTCGCATTCCTGAGCAAAATGTTCCTGTACAAAAAGGACTATGCCAATGCAGAAAGATATGCTGACTCTGTAATATTGAGTGGTAAACACAAACTGCTGGATAAATTTGCAGACGTATTCACCATTGCTAACAACTGGAGCAGTGAATATATCTGGTCTGTATACTCCAATTCACAAGGCCCGAGCGGTTGGGGCAGCATCCTGCCAGGTGTAATGCTGGAGAACAAAGGCTGGGGTAAATATAATGGCTGGGGATATTATATGCCTACCAAAGAACTGTATGACTCTTATGAAGAAGGCGATATCAGAAGAGAAGCGACTATCCTGAAACCAGGTGATCACGTTACCTTCTACGGAGAAGACATCACCTATTCTTCAACAAACAGTCTGTCAGGCTACCAGTTCCGTAAATACATGGAACCATTCTCTTATCCTGCCGGCCAGCACCTGAGCCCTAACGGAGACCATCCTACTACTGACCTGAACCTGCCACTGCTGCGTTATGCAGAAGTATTGCTGATCAAAGCGGAAGCTGAAATCATGCAGGGTAAAAATGCAGATAAGGAAATCAATATGATCAGACATCGTGCTGGTCTGAAAGATGTAACCGGCGCTACACTGGCTGAACTGAAAAAACAACGTCGTGCAGAACTGGCAGGCGAATGGGCGAACCATCACTTCGACCTGGTACGCTGGGGAGATGCACAGGCCGCCTACGCTAAACCATTACACGGTGTTAACGGCAATGAGATCTGGCCTGCACGTACCTTCAACCCTGCTATTCACAACGTATGGCCTGTGCCAAGAAGTGAAGTGACCAGTAGCGGTGGAGTAGTAAAACAGAATGGCGGCTGGGAATAG
- a CDS encoding type IV toxin-antitoxin system AbiEi family antitoxin, with the protein MRELNIEKDILNEGVKVLRDLIGVKIKTSYVAKKIPKQDAIITFDFGGEHHFNVEVKGEIRQSHALSIIERFGRNKNQWLLISRYIPQPLKEQFRKFGINYLELAGNCYIRSNGILIYVTEQKVTPTRVNVVGKLWKPSGLKFLLAIINTPTLLQASYRDIASAAGIALGNVGLLLGELQNSGYTKKVGNVEEIINYDQLVMRWTDMYHATLRPKLLLGRFRFLKPESMFGWEHFSLSETYWGGEPGAAILTGHLTPEQFIIYTRKSPNELIKMLGIIPDSNGNITVFDKFWGEPPHSSENVTFSEKKHVVPPLLVYADLINEVDSRDYEVAGRIKKHYLNGK; encoded by the coding sequence ATGAGAGAATTAAATATTGAAAAAGACATTCTTAATGAAGGAGTTAAGGTGCTTCGTGATCTTATCGGTGTTAAAATTAAGACTTCTTATGTGGCGAAAAAGATTCCCAAACAGGATGCTATAATAACATTTGATTTCGGAGGTGAACATCACTTTAATGTGGAAGTAAAAGGTGAAATAAGACAGAGCCACGCTTTGTCTATCATTGAACGATTTGGGCGTAATAAGAACCAATGGCTACTAATATCAAGATATATTCCACAGCCACTGAAAGAACAATTTAGAAAATTTGGAATAAACTATCTCGAATTAGCCGGAAATTGCTACATAAGATCCAATGGTATACTTATTTATGTAACTGAACAAAAGGTAACACCGACACGCGTTAATGTTGTAGGGAAGCTTTGGAAGCCTTCTGGCCTGAAATTTTTGTTGGCAATCATAAATACACCAACCCTACTGCAGGCCTCTTATAGGGACATCGCTTCTGCTGCGGGGATCGCCTTGGGAAATGTTGGACTATTATTAGGCGAACTACAGAATAGTGGATATACAAAAAAGGTAGGTAATGTTGAAGAAATCATCAACTATGATCAATTGGTTATGCGGTGGACAGATATGTACCATGCGACATTAAGACCTAAGCTATTACTGGGAAGATTTAGATTTTTAAAGCCTGAAAGTATGTTTGGCTGGGAACACTTTAGCCTTTCTGAAACCTATTGGGGAGGAGAGCCAGGGGCTGCAATCCTCACAGGGCATCTCACACCTGAGCAGTTTATTATTTATACAAGAAAATCTCCCAATGAATTAATAAAGATGTTAGGAATCATTCCTGACAGCAACGGTAATATAACAGTATTCGACAAATTTTGGGGGGAACCCCCTCATAGTTCTGAAAATGTTACATTCAGTGAAAAAAAGCATGTGGTACCACCGTTGCTGGTATATGCTGATTTGATTAACGAGGTTGATAGTCGTGATTATGAAGTAGCAGGGAGAATAAAAAAACATTACTTAAATGGAAAGTAA
- a CDS encoding RNA polymerase sigma factor, which translates to MPQEGQHTLWSAIRKGDETAFRQLFEECWEPLFTYASRITIDHSLAQDSVQSLFIHIWEKRDSLPDVTAILPYLRSALKNRLLNALRDEHVYQKHVDLFTQVVDTNSPSSAEPLHLKETEQQLLQSINRLPGKMKDVFYLHRIEDLSVAEIACKLGTSPQTIRNQISTAIQRLKTTFV; encoded by the coding sequence ATGCCACAAGAAGGTCAACACACTTTATGGAGTGCTATCAGGAAAGGCGATGAAACCGCCTTCCGCCAGTTATTCGAAGAATGCTGGGAGCCCTTGTTCACCTATGCCAGTCGTATCACCATCGATCATTCTCTGGCCCAGGACAGTGTACAAAGCCTATTTATACATATCTGGGAAAAACGTGACAGCCTTCCCGATGTTACTGCCATCCTGCCATATCTGCGCAGCGCACTTAAAAACAGATTGCTGAACGCCCTCCGTGATGAACATGTCTATCAGAAACACGTAGACCTCTTCACACAGGTCGTCGATACCAATTCCCCTTCTTCCGCAGAACCGTTACACCTCAAAGAAACAGAACAACAGTTGTTACAGTCCATCAACCGCCTCCCCGGCAAAATGAAAGATGTCTTCTATCTGCATCGTATAGAAGATCTCTCCGTTGCCGAGATCGCCTGTAAACTGGGTACCTCCCCACAAACAATAAGAAATCAGATCAGCACCGCCATACAAAGGTTGAAAACAACCTTTGTTTAA
- a CDS encoding FecR family protein, with protein MDKGTLLLLLEKFRQGACSPEEEALLYKWLDALDAEDTLPALSADEIQTIKMNMQEQIWPKTVNRYRRIGLRIARVAAVIVPLVISGYFVQRFFHRNHRLAPAGMAWQTVKNNSGQLQKIVLPDQSVAVVGPYSTIEYPTHFPDDARPVKIREGKAFFDVVKDTRPFSVEDNSGVRTTVLGTSFTVEASKSMHISRIAVATGKVQVEQKGFATAVLGPSQRLTFREQSIEKDSIAATDLLAWTNGEIILRNATLQELLLTIKNQYGITTTTALNTNQGNYNLHIPATMTLQEVLDIVEKISYRPKIQFTMQDKQLIVN; from the coding sequence TTGGACAAAGGGACATTATTATTATTACTTGAAAAATTCCGGCAAGGGGCCTGCTCTCCCGAAGAAGAGGCCCTGCTGTACAAATGGCTGGATGCGCTGGATGCAGAAGACACCCTGCCGGCATTATCTGCTGATGAAATACAAACAATCAAAATGAACATGCAGGAGCAGATATGGCCGAAGACTGTCAACCGCTACCGTCGCATAGGATTACGCATCGCCAGAGTAGCCGCCGTAATAGTACCCCTTGTTATCTCCGGATACTTTGTACAAAGGTTCTTTCATCGTAACCATCGCTTAGCACCTGCTGGCATGGCATGGCAGACAGTAAAAAACAACAGTGGACAATTACAGAAAATAGTACTACCGGATCAGTCAGTAGCAGTCGTTGGTCCTTACAGCACCATCGAATATCCTACGCATTTTCCTGATGACGCAAGACCAGTAAAAATAAGAGAAGGAAAAGCCTTCTTCGACGTCGTTAAAGACACACGCCCCTTCAGCGTAGAAGATAACAGCGGTGTCCGCACCACTGTACTCGGTACCTCCTTTACAGTAGAAGCCAGCAAAAGCATGCACATCTCCCGGATAGCAGTCGCTACCGGTAAAGTGCAGGTGGAACAGAAAGGCTTCGCCACCGCTGTACTCGGACCATCACAACGACTCACATTCCGTGAACAATCAATTGAAAAAGACAGTATCGCAGCTACTGACCTCCTCGCGTGGACAAATGGAGAGATCATTCTGCGCAATGCAACCTTGCAGGAGTTATTATTGACCATCAAAAACCAGTACGGCATTACAACCACTACCGCATTGAATACAAACCAGGGTAATTACAATTTGCACATCCCTGCTACAATGACCTTGCAGGAAGTCCTGGACATCGTTGAAAAAATCAGTTACAGACCAAAAATTCAATTTACAATGCAAGACAAACAACTTATAGTCAATTAA
- a CDS encoding SusC/RagA family TonB-linked outer membrane protein, whose protein sequence is MQKDKLHFSSRLRSVFLTGLSMLVLASTAFALPTGSQALQKVLQRFQVKQGSLSAALKQLESTAQISLAYDEAALRKMQVHAETYQKKSVISILQDLLSQSSLKFEEKYNTVLIYDSADAPTISIAAQQAQEKVTLIGAVSDKNGPLIGATVMVKGTTNGTGTDAAGQFKLSVAQPVNNLVLVVSMIGFKTQEIVVGNQHSFQIVLVENSLNLNQLVVVGYGTQRKSTVSGAIADVQLDKLNSRSLGDANEALQGKAPGVTVQNNGGDPTSSPKVYIRGMGGINGESALTIVDGSIYTGGPINPNDIESINVLKDAAAAIYGARASGGVILITTKKGKEGAASVSLDAKMGWQYAAKKLDVLTAKQFADVENIAYAAAGTPLADAFNATKYPDGQITRTDWQDEIFRTGKINDYNVNVKGGTDKGRYYMGFGYRRNEGILLNTQAERYTFRMNSDAMVKPWLKVGENLSFTYTNGNGANTTSPYTGAIFTALGYPRHIAPRTPTGAFSGMPVDYAGSYGDLANPVAILERMDNKTPTTNININPYAEIYFTRDLVFRSNFAFTRSLTDQKSFSTRALEIGKINTSNGLSESVNNGTNLLAEQTLTYTKTFNGVHNVNAVAGYTYQHDDYTYLFVSASNFGDERDVYRYFDNAGTWAKPSSGRSQTAVESFLGRVNYDYKSKYLFTILGRRDGSSLVAPQNRYQNYYSVSGGWVLTQEDFIPNSSVLSFAKVRASYGVLGNLGSLPANAININLKSVNIYTGANGTQTTGLAEDALSNPNLTWADSRQINFGTDLAFFKNSLSLTADYFIKTTENMILQVDPPSTAGVSTGMYKNMGKARDNGIELGINYNGRAGKEFTYGIGATLTKVNNKLLELEDGRNEVVSSSNINVRSTLNPIVTRVGNQIYAYNVIKTAGIFQTQAEVDNYKNKDGQLIQPNAKPGDRKFVDKDGNGTINNNDREIVGSPFPSFSYGLSLNAAYKGFDLNVFAQGVQGNKLFNALKYTNMNASIGTNYNMLTGILDAWTPTHTNTDVTRIISTDKNGNYGNTSDWYIENGSYLRIKNITLGYTLPALLSNRAHVGAVRLYLTATNLFTITKYKGYDPEVGMDELGIDKGRYPQAKNVLIGLNVNF, encoded by the coding sequence ATGCAAAAAGACAAACTACATTTCTCTTCACGGCTTCGCTCAGTATTCCTCACGGGACTGTCGATGCTCGTGCTGGCATCTACCGCCTTTGCCCTGCCAACAGGTTCTCAGGCATTACAGAAAGTCCTCCAGCGTTTCCAGGTGAAACAAGGTAGCCTGTCCGCTGCCCTGAAACAACTGGAATCTACTGCGCAGATCAGCCTCGCCTATGACGAAGCTGCCCTCCGGAAAATGCAGGTACACGCAGAGACTTATCAGAAAAAATCTGTTATCAGTATCCTCCAGGATCTGTTAAGTCAATCCTCTCTGAAATTTGAAGAAAAATATAATACCGTATTAATCTATGATAGCGCTGATGCTCCGACTATCAGTATTGCAGCACAGCAGGCGCAGGAAAAAGTAACCCTGATCGGTGCCGTATCTGATAAGAACGGTCCCTTGATCGGTGCTACTGTGATGGTAAAAGGAACCACTAACGGTACGGGTACAGATGCAGCTGGTCAGTTCAAACTGTCAGTAGCTCAACCCGTAAATAACCTGGTACTGGTCGTAAGCATGATCGGTTTTAAAACACAGGAAATCGTTGTTGGCAATCAGCACAGCTTTCAGATTGTACTGGTTGAAAACAGTCTGAACCTGAACCAGCTGGTAGTAGTAGGTTATGGTACACAGCGTAAAAGCACCGTATCAGGCGCTATCGCTGATGTACAACTGGATAAACTGAACTCCCGTTCCCTGGGTGATGCAAACGAGGCTTTACAGGGTAAAGCTCCGGGCGTAACCGTTCAGAACAACGGTGGTGATCCAACCTCTTCTCCCAAAGTATACATCCGTGGTATGGGTGGTATCAACGGTGAATCTGCCCTGACAATCGTGGATGGTTCCATCTACACAGGCGGTCCGATCAACCCGAATGATATCGAATCTATCAACGTACTGAAAGATGCGGCTGCCGCTATCTATGGAGCAAGAGCTTCCGGTGGTGTTATCCTCATCACTACTAAGAAAGGTAAAGAAGGTGCTGCAAGCGTATCCCTAGATGCTAAAATGGGCTGGCAGTATGCGGCTAAGAAACTGGATGTACTCACTGCAAAACAGTTCGCTGATGTAGAAAACATCGCTTATGCTGCTGCTGGTACGCCACTCGCTGACGCATTCAATGCTACTAAATACCCTGATGGTCAGATCACCCGTACTGACTGGCAGGACGAGATCTTCCGTACCGGTAAGATCAACGATTATAACGTGAACGTAAAAGGTGGTACCGATAAAGGTAGATATTACATGGGCTTCGGTTACCGTCGTAATGAAGGTATCCTCCTGAATACACAGGCAGAACGTTATACCTTCCGCATGAACTCTGATGCAATGGTAAAACCATGGCTGAAAGTAGGTGAGAACCTGTCCTTCACCTATACAAACGGTAACGGTGCTAACACCACCAGCCCTTATACTGGTGCGATCTTCACTGCTTTGGGTTACCCTCGTCATATCGCTCCACGTACACCTACCGGTGCATTCAGCGGTATGCCTGTTGATTACGCTGGTTCTTATGGCGACCTGGCAAACCCGGTTGCAATCCTGGAAAGAATGGATAACAAAACGCCGACTACCAACATCAACATCAACCCATATGCTGAGATCTATTTCACCAGGGATCTCGTGTTCCGTTCCAACTTTGCTTTCACCAGATCACTGACTGACCAGAAATCATTCTCTACACGTGCATTGGAGATCGGTAAGATCAACACCAGCAACGGCCTGTCTGAATCAGTAAACAATGGTACCAACCTGCTGGCTGAACAGACCCTGACTTACACCAAAACTTTCAACGGCGTACACAACGTTAATGCAGTAGCTGGTTATACTTATCAGCACGATGATTACACCTACCTCTTTGTATCTGCCAGCAACTTCGGTGATGAAAGAGATGTATACCGTTACTTCGATAACGCCGGTACCTGGGCAAAACCATCCAGCGGCAGATCACAGACCGCTGTAGAATCATTCCTGGGTCGTGTGAACTATGACTACAAAAGCAAATACCTGTTCACCATACTGGGCCGTCGTGATGGTAGCTCGCTCGTAGCGCCACAGAACCGATATCAGAACTACTACTCTGTATCCGGTGGTTGGGTACTGACACAGGAAGATTTCATTCCTAACAGCTCCGTACTGAGCTTCGCTAAAGTACGTGCAAGCTATGGTGTACTGGGTAACCTGGGTAGCTTACCGGCTAACGCCATCAACATTAACCTGAAATCAGTGAATATCTACACTGGTGCAAATGGTACCCAGACAACCGGCCTCGCTGAAGACGCACTGTCTAACCCGAACCTGACATGGGCTGATTCCCGCCAGATCAACTTCGGTACCGACCTCGCTTTCTTCAAAAACAGCCTGTCCCTTACCGCTGACTACTTCATCAAAACTACCGAGAACATGATCCTGCAGGTAGACCCGCCAAGTACTGCAGGTGTTAGCACCGGTATGTATAAAAACATGGGTAAAGCCCGCGATAACGGTATCGAACTTGGTATCAACTATAACGGTCGTGCAGGTAAAGAATTCACTTATGGCATCGGTGCTACATTGACCAAAGTGAATAACAAACTGCTGGAACTGGAAGATGGCAGAAACGAAGTAGTATCTTCTTCTAATATCAACGTACGTAGTACGCTGAACCCGATCGTAACCCGCGTAGGCAACCAGATCTATGCATATAACGTGATCAAGACTGCCGGTATCTTCCAGACACAGGCAGAGGTTGACAACTATAAAAACAAAGATGGTCAGCTGATCCAGCCAAACGCAAAACCAGGTGATCGCAAATTCGTCGATAAAGATGGTAACGGCACCATCAACAACAACGACAGAGAAATCGTAGGAAGCCCGTTCCCTTCTTTCTCTTATGGTCTGAGTCTGAATGCTGCTTACAAAGGATTTGATCTGAACGTATTCGCACAGGGCGTACAGGGCAACAAACTGTTCAACGCACTGAAATACACCAACATGAACGCCAGCATCGGTACTAACTACAATATGCTGACCGGTATCCTGGATGCATGGACGCCAACACACACCAACACAGATGTAACACGTATCATCTCTACCGATAAAAACGGCAACTACGGTAACACATCTGACTGGTATATCGAAAACGGTTCTTACCTGCGTATCAAAAACATCACCCTGGGTTATACACTGCCTGCGCTGCTGAGCAACCGTGCACATGTAGGTGCTGTAAGACTGTACTTAACAGCGACCAACCTGTTCACCATCACCAAATACAAAGGATACGATCCTGAAGTAGGTATGGACGAATTAGGTATCGATAAAGGCCGTTACCCACAGGCTAAGAATGTTCTGATTGGTCTGAACGTTAATTTCTAA